TTTATGTGATTtgctttatttatgtatttatttattgttttaatggagagggggcttcatccaacattttgctgggcaggtctaCTTAGACCGTTTTTaagttcatgtatatttggctccacccatcaccacacccacattctgctgtgtggtcccacccatttttttttactggagtgcccaaaagtgccccagatctcttaggatcctagcaacgcccctggttgaAACTATGACTTATGACGGCCATTTTTAGCATTATTAAATTACATTAACCCTAGTCTGGCACCTATAGTGCATTCCAATCTTTTTATTGTGTTGTGCGCCTGAAGTGTTGAAAGAATGAATCTCTCTTCCGGGCAATGTGCAGCCAGACCCAGCTGTATCCTAAGTACCTTGCCTGCTTGCCTATAGCCAGGAACTGTCCTGCTCTCCTGCATTCACCAgcatgtgtgcatgcatgtatatataatattcagaaaagtgggtggagcctacacaagccaatcaaaattcacctattgattttcaagggaaatattaaattgatgtcattcttgcactgttaatggcacaggcctaaaacctggtacagttggtcattgcgtgactggggctcaaattcagaaaagagggtggagccacaaacagccaaacagatttgtttcatttcattgcaaattattgatgccaaagaccgcaaagctcacaaacctggtcaatgagtaattgtgtattagggttaggaagagtgggtggagccaacaacagccaattaCATACCGGGGCATTGCtgggtcatcaactgaatggttgtgtgtccctggcttttttgtactgagcatgtgcacagccagggcagttaggacacagggccagacctgacagtttgctgtgtgtggttcacagaggttctcattgcattgtgggaagtaacagctttttccaactgccaagcaagcagctccctgtgtgcatatacttcacacagtggtggggaacgagcaagtggGACGAGCATGTGCGCACATTGCGGGGGTagcggcctttttactagtatgtatatataaatatatatacatagctGCATGGCGGCTTTCGAAGTGGTAGGTGGTAGTATgagtagcatatatatatatatatatatatatatatatatatatatatatatatgctactcATACTACCACCTACCACTTCGAAAGCCGCCATGCAGCCAGGGGTGTGactataaatcatggggcccccagcaaaactttgatgggccctCCAATGTTCACAATTTTCCCCTTGCCAActccttgtgaccctcacagccctgGGACCCATCTTcaaagggccataaaacaagtttgGACATCATAGTCTTCACaatcataacaagtgtagccacaaaaacacctgatctgaagtatggaCCGAGTTATCagcgggagtgaagtagtagttggagccccgcccctacAGTTCTGCCCCGGGATGCTCCTGtgcagttacgcccctgcatgcagCTACGATTGGACCAGAGCTCCCAGTGGACAGTGCCATAAATAACAGAACTGCCTTTTGCCACCTATCCTATTAGCTTCCCTGACAACATTTTTGTCTCCAACCTGCTCAGATAATCTGACAACCACACAGTCAGATCTTTGCCATGTTCAATGGGCACACATTGGCTAGTTCTTAATACAAACGtggatttttaatgaaaaaaaaaaaagttcacggatgaatgtgtgttgtgttttttttgttattgaTTCCCAAATAAACTGATGCTATTGAAAAGACAAAGTTAAAAACTGTATTAACATGATTGTCTTTTTTTTCATTGTGCTTTTGTGAAATGTATTATATTAGTTATATAATAATACAGCTTTGGAATTTGTGATGATATTGGACTTTCCACCGTTCAGattatatttttccattttttattgttgttgtttttgtccaGAGAAATTGGatttattgtttttcttcacccaaaaatttgaaaaaaaaaaaatgaggaaaGCAATTTTTAGAGAGGTGAACATGTAAGTAAGTTTGACTGCAAAAATCACTAAAACCTTTATTAAATGCCAAAACTCCCATATAAGAAAAAATTGCTTTGGGTGTGGTTGATTCACAAAGTCTCGGTAATACTGCCATGCACAATACTGGCTGCTGGAAATAATGGTAAAACTCTGTGCACTGTCTGTGCACAGCAGTATTACTGCAATGTTGTGAAATGAACCCGAAATTGATCAACAATTCTGAACTGATGCATAATTATCAGTGTTGCTTGCTAATTTTCACCAAATAGCTTGtattttcacatttttgcatttttcatgaacacgtgaaaaaattatattttaccatgaaaactcagaaaaaataaaaaaattttaccgaaagaaaaattactgaaaaatttgaaaataaaaattattttcgatgacatttttgcttgaaaattaaatttaacattattttagcAAAagttaatgtgaaaagaatattggcatttttcctCATCACtgataattatgcaaattttgcatgcaaatgtatgcagcttaaatatTAAACAAACAAATTACACATTGGAAGAATTCTATAGATGCATCaaattagaattatttgcatctcattgaccatccttaaagtgtacctgagatgaaacaaacaaaaaaaaccacacatacctggggattcctccatctGCCTTTGGCCTGATTGCTCCCCCGTCATCCTCTTCCGCTTCCTATTTTCTCTGTAAGGGCTCCCAGTGActtcggccagtcggcgcaggtgcAGTGAGGCCGAGCATGCTCCCCCGTTATGCACCCATGGTCTGGAGAGTTCTGCACTTCTGCAGTAGTACTGCTACGGCATTGAATAAATGGGAGCACGGACAAGCGCACACGCACGGCtggactgtgcatgtgcagtaagttACAACTCTCGAAGTACCCGGGAGCCCTTATGAAGGACCCAGGAGGTGGAGGATGACACTGAGAGAGTGATCAGgacaaagggggctggaggaagccccaggtatctatgattttatatttttttttgtttcatctcaGGTCctatttaaagcagatccgagatgaaagtactaactataacaagtaacttgtctatatatcttatctaaagtttagatagtttacacagcatatctagctgcaaaagtttatgattatttattcctgtgatacgagggcaaccatgttctgtttgtcacattgtcacaggctaagggctggagatgctgtcagcttgcctgtgtgtaaattcagtcacttctcctcctccctcctcccctctgcctctgaaatcaatggctagtaacaccttcctcttctcctgcccagactgagctcccataatcccttgctactgtctgaaaatgccaaggcactctgaaaagctgtgggcgaggcttgtttagtttatagggaattagagtattatgcAATGAGTATAAGTTTATCTCGTATCCACTTTAAGCACATTAGATGTTTAAGTTCTATTTAGCCCTTCATGATCCTTGTTTGTTTAGCTCCAAATAAGTTAGAAATGATGACCCTTATCTCCTTGTTCCTCAAGCTGTAGATGATTGGATTGAACAATGGAGTTACGACAATATACAGCAAAGACAGCAGTTTGTTACTGGTCATTGAATCTCCATTTGCTGGAATGTCATAAATACTGATGAGACTTCCAAAGTACACAGTCACAACAATAAGATGGGAACTGCATGTGGAAAAGGCCTTCTTCCTTCCGACAGAGGAGGATATTCCAAGAATAGTAATGAAAACATAGACGTAACTAATAAGAATTATGGTAAATGGGATAATCATTAAGGGGATTGAGCCAGCCAATATTTCTACCTGCAAAGCAAAGATGTAGGAGCATGTAAGTTTAAGGAATGGCATAAGGTCACAGAAAAAGTGGTCAATGATGTAAGGTCCACAAAAGTCAAGTTGACAAAGAAAGTTAAGAGTGATCTGTGTTAAGAGAAAACCAAATGTCCAGCAATAAATAACCAAAGCCCTTTGGTGGTTTGTGTTCATAATCGTGTGGTAGTGCAGAGGTTTACAAATGGCCAGATATCGATCATAAGCCATAACTGCCAGAAGGTGACACTCTGCACACCCTACAGCACAATAAAAGTATGTTTGTGCTATACAGTTCTTGACCAAAATCATGGCCCCTTCCAGCCAGAGAACGTACAACATATTGGGGATGATGATGGTGAGAAAGGTGATTTCAACTATCGACAACTGCTGGAGAAAGAAGTACATGGGAGAGTGAAGCTGACTTTTAATGTGGACcaaaccaataatcagaaaattaaTGAGGAGGGTAGTGATGTAGGCGGTAAATATTGCAAAAAAGAACACATATTTTTTGGACCCACTGATTTCTTGGAATCCCAAAAGTCGAAATCTGGTGACCACAGTTTCATTGTTCTTGTTCATTGATcacaatctgaaaaaaaaaaacataagagtAATCCCTTTACAATGCAGACATTGGGAAATAATCTACTTTTTGCAATTGTACTAAGAATTGTAATGCTATACCACTGAACTGGCTATATTAATGTAGGAGGTACATAAACATCTTTCTCAATAAAGTCAGCTTTCAGCTTAAGTGAAAACCAGTGGTGTCTGTCAAAATCCACATTTTCAAATGACAATTTTGAATGTACTCAAAATTGGACTCGAAAGCACTCGTAATTTTGATTACAAGGCATCGATTTTGAGTACTTCTCATAACTATGGTATTGTCCATTTTTGAGCCaatcacatagctcccaactgaggCCCTATCAACCAATCAGAAGGGAAGAGCGTGTGCCCACCCCTCCCTTATATAAAGCCGCAGCCATTTTCTAACTCCATCCTTGCCGAGTGACTTTTGTGCTGAGAggactgctccagtgctgttaCTTGTGTGCAAGAGTGATTTTATAGATAATTTGAGCTATTTCACTGCACTTTTATTGCCAATGTTATATTTGTGCTATTCTGCTAGATAGTTTGACTCTTCTACAGATTAGCTTTGTGATTGAATGGTTGTACAGTCAGAGTCAGTGATTGTTAGTGTCTATAGGAATTGGAGTTCAGTTCGGTTAGCTGTACTAGTGCTAGTAGGCAGGGTTTAGCAGTTAGTTAGGCTTAACAGTTTAACTGATTTGGTGTGTTATATTAGATTGTACTACAGTGAGTCAGTTTCATTTTGTGCAGCAGCTGCAGCTAGCTATATTTATGGGCACTAGACGTTCCTATGTAcataaatttatcaataaaacTCCAAGGGATCATTGTTATTACACTGTATATACAACACCATTATGTTATAGCGCTATAACATAATGGCGGAACTCCGCATTTCAGTGGTCCAATGGCGGGGCAGCcggtgtagttccccatcaggtccactaggAAGGACCTGATGTCATTGGTTGTTTAGACAGTGTTAGTTGATTGGTTGCCTATGATCCATGTCAGATATATAAAGCGCATAGACGCAAGTTGATGTTTGTCATTTCTATCAACAGCAGAGCTTGAAAAAGAAGAACTCGAGCTTCGAAACGTCGCTACTTTGGACCATCTACTTCATTAATAAAATAGCTTTATACAAAGATGATGGTGCCGGTCTTCTCcatacttacatagttacatagttattttggttgaaaaaagacatacgtccatcgagttcaaccagtataaagtacaacaccagcctgctccctcacatatccctgttgatccagaggaaggcgaaaaaacccttacaaggcatggtccaatcagcccccaaagggaaaaattcctccccgactccagatggcaatcagataaaatccctggatcaacatcattaggcattacctagtaattgtagccatggatgtctttcaacgcaaggaaagcatctaagccccctttaaatgcaggtatagagtttgccataacgacttcctgtggcaatgcattccacatcttaatcactctaactgtaaagaaccctttcctaaataaatggctaaaacgtttttcctccatgcgcagatcatgtcctttagtcctttgagaaggcccagggacaaaaagctcatccgccaagctattatattgccctctgatgtatttatacatgttaattagatcccctctaaggcgtcttttctctagactaaataaacccagtttatctaacctttcttgataagtgagaccttccatcccacgtatcaattttgttgctcgtctctgcacctgctctaaaactgcaatatcttttttgtaatgtggtgcccagaactgaattccatattccagatgtggccttactagagagttaaacaggggcaatattatgctagcatctcaagtttttatttcccttttaatgcatcccaaaattttgttagctttagctgcagctgcttggcattgagtacgattatttaacttgttgtcaatgagtactcctaagtccttctccaagtttgatgtccccaactgtatcccatttattttgtatggtgctagaccattagtacgtccaaaatgcatgactttacatttgtcaacgttgaatttcatctgccatgtatgtgcccatatagccatcttatctagatcctgttgcaatatgacactatattcctgagagttaatgattttgcacaattttgtatcatctgcaaaaatagcaacattgctcactactgcatctactaggtcattaataaataaattgaagagcactggacccagaacagacccctgtgggaccccactgctaacagtctcccattttgagtacaatccattgaccacaactctttgttttctgtccattagccagttccctatccatgaacacagactcttccccagtccttgcatcctcaacttttgcaccagacttttgtggggaacagtgtcgaaggcctttgcaaagtccaagtatatcacatctacagcatgccaatatccatattagcattcactacctcataaaagctgagcatgttagtcaaacaggacctgtctttagtaaacccatgttgatgttgagaaataagattattttctactatgaagtcatgtatagtatctcttagtaacccctcaaatagtttgcatacaactgatgttaagcttacaggtctataatttcctggatctgattttttgcccttcttaaataatgggaaaacatgggctgtacgccaatccac
This DNA window, taken from Hyperolius riggenbachi isolate aHypRig1 chromosome 3, aHypRig1.pri, whole genome shotgun sequence, encodes the following:
- the LOC137561989 gene encoding olfactory receptor 2A12-like yields the protein MNKNNETVVTRFRLLGFQEISGSKKYVFFFAIFTAYITTLLINFLIIGLVHIKSQLHSPMYFFLQQLSIVEITFLTIIIPNMLYVLWLEGAMILVKNCIAQTYFYCAVGCAECHLLAVMAYDRYLAICKPLHYHTIMNTNHQRALVIYCWTFGFLLTQITLNFLCQLDFCGPYIIDHFFCDLMPFLKLTCSYIFALQVEILAGSIPLMIIPFTIILISYVYVFITILGISSSVGRKKAFSTCSSHLIVVTVYFGSLISIYDIPANGDSMTSNKLLSLLYIVVTPLFNPIIYSLRNKEIRVIISNLFGAKQTRIMKG